The nucleotide sequence TAAAACAGAGGTGACACCAGAAACACATACATACAGCAAACAGACATGAAGGCTCACTGAGTTCCAAGAAAGAGGAAACACATATATACAGCGACCAACAGCTAGTTATTTAATTCGACGAGACTGACTCATGAGCAAAACAGATATGACACACACTGATAGAAGGAGGCAACATAATTAAACAGAGACGACAACGGCGGTAGGCACATTCACAACATTCTTACAACTGTGATAAGAAGCTAGCTAGTAGATATGATATATGCCCTATGATTTGGTTCTCTGCAAGACCAGGTACTAACTAGTTGACTTGTATGCAGCAAGCTAGCTTGATCCCTTGTGGCCATCATGATCTTGTTTTGCCTTGTACTGACTAAAGGCATCCCCTGCCATTTTGCCGATCAAAACTGCCCCCGTGAATTTGAGGAAATCATTAAAGTATACTGCCCGCTGACTTGAGCGCCTGCAGATCAGGTGATACAGTTAACTGGTAGGTGGTAGCAATAAAATCAAGAACATGGGATAGATAAAGTAATGATTGGTAGGGTGGCCGGCTCTAATTCCTAAGGAAGGCGATGCTAGGAGCATGAGAAAGTTTAGGCCAATTCCAAGTTTTAATAGATCCTTTTAAATCATGTAGTGGATGTCTTTTCTAGAATGCTTGATAAGGGTGCTAGTAACGGTTTAATCAGGGGATTTTGCCCTGGATAGATCAAAAAGAAAAaaggtttttttgtttttgttttaataTATGCATTATTAGCCAGGTGAGGTGAAGGGGGAGAGAGATACCAGCGGGGGTCATCGGGTCTAGGTTTGACATGCTGAGAGAGTTGTTTGAGCAAAAGGTTGTTTTTCCGGGTCACTACATTGCCCTTAGCAGTGTAGTCAGCTTGCCAGGCAGCGATTGTGTTGTAGAGGTCCTCTTTCTGAGCATGGATTTGAGCCAAGCGGAAGATGGCATCTTTCCTCTGATTGGGCGTGAGGTCCTGCGGCAGGCAGTGTGTACATTAGCAAAGGCATTGGCCGGCCAGAATCATCATCATGCTAATGCATCTATTGGCTCTTGTATGCTTTTTCTAGATAGCAAAGCTGTAGTATATTAGTATTAGTAGTACTGTATTAGCAAAGCTTGGGAGGGGAGGCGGGGGAGGATGTTGATTTTGCCGTACGTACACGGCCTGTGGTGGAATCGACGATCCGTGTGCTAGTGTACAGCGGACTACGCTCAATGatagcctccgcctccgcctccgcctccgccgccgctctggTTCCGAACCTCCTCGCCGCGTGGCGAAGCGCCGTGGCCATGGCCTGATCCCCGCCGAGCCTCTCCAATCCTAGCTAGCACTAGCGATACAATAGATACACACGACGTAAgggaaatcaatcaatcaatcaatcaatcaagagagagagagagatgtgcaTAGCAAATTATACGACGACGCAccttccgccgccgccggatcccctGAGGATTCCGATTGGGATTTAGGGTTCCTCGCCTTCGCTGCTCGCTCGACGCCGccgcttttttctttttttctttcgtcGGGTTTACGGGTGCCGGTTGTTCCGCCTTATAAGAAGCGCCGGTACAAGCTTGGAACGGCCCGGCCCGTGTACAAGAAATACTTTCTGTTTGCATCATACACACGTTCGCGAGACCTCCTCGTTAGCGCCTTCAGCGCCTGATCGCTGTCCTGGCGCTCACGCGCGCCCCTAGTGGGCCGTGGCCCATTCGCTCGACCTGCTGCTCGCTCGCTCGATCGCTACTTGCTCCTTTCGTAGCCTTTTATTTTCTTGCAAGCGCTGGTCAATAAAGCCTTGttgattaaaaaaataaaaaatccgcAAAAACAACGAAAAAAACATGAATTAAAAACTGTACAATAATTTCATAATATTTCCCGAAATTTGaaaaaaaggttcatcgaatttgaaaaagttcattgaattttaaaaaaCTTCATCCAATTCGATAACAAGTTCAtcggtttgaaaaaagttcatcgactttaaaaaaagttcatcaaatttgaaaaaaagttcatcggatttggaaaaagttcatagaatttgaaaaaaaaatcatcttttttgaaaaatgttcatcaaattcgaaaaagttcaatgaatttgaaaaaagttcatcgaatttggaaaaaaaattcatCAGTATTGAAAAAATGtcattgaatttgaaaattttcatcagATTGAATTCGAAAAAAAGCATCGAATTagaataaagttcatgaatttgaaacgtACGTTCTTGTATTATAGAAACAGGATAGAAAAAGATAAAATGGAAatgaaataaaaatagaaaaaaagaaggaGGAGAGAAAGAAGAAAAGGGTGAAAACCTACAACTAAACATGGCAAATGCAGATGGCCGGTTGGTTAGTGCAGCGAACGTTTGTCCAGGAGATCTCACGTTCGATTCGCGTTACGTAAAGGCCTTCTTTTTTGCTTTCTTTAAAGCCGAAAGAAAGGACTGTGGGCCGGCCCAGCGTGGACAAGGGGGTGTGAACCCTGTACCATTAACCCTATatcgggcgcttaaggcgccaaaTAGGGT is from Triticum aestivum cultivar Chinese Spring chromosome 1B, IWGSC CS RefSeq v2.1, whole genome shotgun sequence and encodes:
- the LOC123101807 gene encoding uncharacterized protein, producing the protein MATALRHAARRFGTRAAAEAEAEAEAIIERSPLYTSTRIVDSTTGRDLTPNQRKDAIFRLAQIHAQKEDLYNTIAAWQADYTAKGNVVTRKNNLLLKQLSQHVKPRPDDPRWRSSQRAVYFNDFLKFTGAVLIGKMAGDAFSQYKAKQDHDGHKGSS